Genomic DNA from Setaria italica strain Yugu1 chromosome V, Setaria_italica_v2.0, whole genome shotgun sequence:
GGATGAAATCGCCACCCTGCTCGATCGCATCCGGCGAGCCCGCCGCCTCTCCGCGATTGGCAGCGCGCGCGACTATTCTTCTTACCTGCCGTGTATATATGCAGCCATCCTCGCACCACCCACGCCTCCAAGAAGACTAGAAGAGCCCGTGCTGTTGCTGCGCCGAGGAGCCCCAAGAGTCcaacggcctgttcgcttcagcttattcagccggtttatcagccaccgaacagtatttttctctcataacaaatcagccgtttcagcttttcagccggcttataagctgaagcgaacagaccccaAGACAATGGCAGCCATGGCGCGCTGGTGGGAGATGCAGCATCGCATGATGGTCGAGCAACCGCTCGTCCCCTCCTCGTTCTACGGGAGCAGCTCTACTGCCTACGTCTGAAGCGCCGCCGCAGTCCACCTGCTCACCAAGGACGTACGCCTGCGCGACGCGCTGCAGGCGTTTGACGACCGGATGAATTCTCTCTAGTATGTTAACTCGTAAATTCAATCTGACATCTGGATGTGTGATACAGAGGAACTGCTCCTCAAAGAACTTTACCCTTGGGATGAATTCTTCAGCGGATACCGTGATAAACTGTAGCTGTAATTAAGTTATCACCACAAACAGCACCTTCTTTCTGTTAACTATATTTTGTCCAATTTCAGGGAACCCCTGATCTGAACCTGCGGAGGAGCTGGCGGATTATATCGTGGGCAGTGTTGCAAGCTCTGACGACTCCAACTTCCAAGGCAGCGGGACGGAGGCCGGGGCACGGCTCCTACACGCCAAGCTGTTTGCAAGGTGGTAGAATCTAAGGCTCTAAGGCGCTAGAGACGGAGAAGTCGGAGGccgagaagaagaaggggaagaagaggggTGCCATGAAACCGAAGGCACTCGCCGTGGCAGCAGCATCCCCTGCGGAGATCTCGTTTGGGGTGCCAAGTGATGACTCTAAATCGCCCAGCCCggccaccaagaagaagaaggccgagctccttgagacgaCCACGGCTGACGCGGAGTGGCTGAAAATGGAGATCCGCTGGAGAAGTAGAAGGAGCCAATCCTGCCGCTACCAGCACCACTTCGCCCAAAGTTCCAAGCAAAGAAGAGCACATTGTGAGTATGATCATGGCGTCATACATTGTTGGAAGTTTGTTTGTACGTTGCTTAACTCTGTCCCTATGCCGCGCCGACCGGGCAGGGAGGCGGTGACGGAGGATGAGTTGAGCCTGCAGGATGCTGGTGTCAGGACCCATGTGGAAGGTCGGACTGCATCTACGACGTCTGTTCAAGCCGGGAGTGAGAGTGGCCTGGTGGTGGGACCTAAGGGGTGGATCTAGCTTGGGTAGATGAGGCCGGTATCTTTTTTTTGAGTTCCGTTACTTTGTAGATGCCtagaagaaagaggagaggcTCGAGAGAGACCTCAAAGAGTGCGAGGCCGCCAATGCCTAACTGCAGCAAGACCACGACGTCGCCGTGCACCGTGAGTATGATGTGTCGTAGAAACTGGCCTATGAGGCCAACTTGTGCAAGGACATGGACCGGTACTTGATTGCCGCTATGAATAGCCTCCAACATGATCAGGTGGTCATTGCAGGGTTAGAGGTAGAGCTGGAAGATCTGCGGTCGGCCGCGGGCTACGTGATGGATATGGTCCAATCGGAGGCCAATCCTGCCGAGCCGATGCCACTATTGGACCAACTGAGGAGTGCTCCTAGTCTGCTGAAGGCACTGATGAAGGAGACCGCTGTGGAGTGCGCAAAGAATGTTATTGCGCTTCTCAAGACGCATTTCCCTCGAGTGGCGGTGGAGTGCATCGGAGTGGGGGTAGCCAAGGGCTTCGATCCTGATAGCCTTCCGAAGTTGGACATGTAATAGAAAAAACTATGATGTGTATCAATCTATGTCATGAGACAAGTAAACTAGTCAATTAACTTATGTAATGGCAaaactccttccctcccttGGTATGTTTGACAGGGTACGTGTGGCCTAGGCCTATAGCTGCTAAGTGCCTAGCCTTGCCTAACCAGCACTCTGTTGAGAGCGGATCTCAAGCTTGTAGAGGGGGCTagcgcaaggttgtctaggtttcgcatGCTAGGATGCtgtccacacgagttagtcgcaTAACGTTGAGAGGGGTAGGAGAAAAGTTGGGACCTGGAGGTCGACGCATAAcgggggaagcccccgagcgtaAAGGCGAGGGTGTGATCTGTCGAACAAGTCGGACAGCCCATACCAACAATACATTCCATCAGAACACAAGACATCAACTCCGGACTTGCGATGGGGTTCCAGCTTGACAAGACATCAAGCTGGTATGTGATTgtattacaacaagtatcccatgaTATCCAAACAGAATCCATTCACCCGGCCTCCGGATTTGTGCTCCACGTATCTCATGCCTTGGGCCATACGATGTGGTCGGGTGGGGCCACTTGTCAGGGTCGACCAGTATTCTAGTCGATgggtgggtacccttatccctcagtTGTGCTGAGCAGGAGTAGCAGGGCTGGTGGCTAAAGCCCACCAGGCCCATAAGCCATCCCACCTCCTTTCCTTGCTTCTTTTTCCTCAGCACGTTGCTAGCCCCCCTCCCGCCCCCTCGTCCTCCACCCTGACGGGTGGCTAGCTCGCCGCCCGCACACCACCCACTATCGACCTTTGACCCCGCCATCGTATATTCGAAACCTCCGCCACCGGCCGAACCACTACCATAGCAGCTACCAACCTTCTCCTCTCCTAGAGTCGCCATCCATCCTTCCCTGGAAGctcgaaaccctaaccctaagcAGCGTCATCCTCGACCACCACctcccgccgtcgccaccggccGCTCCCACCCCTCCCCTACCCCCACCCTCGAAACCCTAACCTCCCCAGCGGCGAGGAGCTCGCGGCAACAGCACGGCGCCCAAgcaagcggaggaggagggagggacaAGGAGCACATAAAACAGTTCGTGTTGCGTGCACAAATCTtagagcaagtttaataacgcagctagcaagcgggctGCAAGGTTTCTCCCAGCCTTTTTCTAgcccactcgtacaatggttagctcttcaccattaatacatggtccacaagtcattctcacaaagtttcttggttcctgtgTCCAAATCGGCTGTAAGCTtatagcccgcttctcctctctcacctcttctctctcctccacgtcagcattcagccagcttacagccccttattatacttgctcttaGCCAGCGGGAGTAGCAGCGAGGAGAGGCGGGCCCATTCCATCTCAGAATGCTGGCCCGGCCCACCCGTGGCAGCGACTCCACGCGTCGCAGCCGTATTGGGCGAGCTACGTGTTCCGTCCCAACGCTGTGTTTGTCAAGAGCTCGAACGGAACGGGGAGGAAGACGAGAAGGAGAAGCAGAGGGAGCGCCAAAGCTGGAGACGGAGATCATGGTGCGGGCAtgggggcgggcggcgctgcCTCCGCTCCTCATCCTCTGCCTCCTCCACCTGCAGTACTCCCCGCTGGTCGTCGCCCAAGGTGCGCATCCCTTCCGAGTTCCCACCATCATAAGTTAACCACAGGTGCTTGTCGCCTTTGTACTGGATTGGATTGCGTAGGAGTCGGATTGGATCTCCGACCATCCCGCAAGGGGAAGCCTTCCCCTCTTTACACTGATTTGATTGGCTGGTCGGTTGGATCTCGGAGCGAGCGAGACCCTGTATATGTTTATAGCTCTCACTAAATCTTCAGCTGCATCTTGGTCTGTCACCCACATGATAGTACGTTTGAGCAGCATCTGATGGCATGCTACGCATTTGCGGATTTCATCTTGCTCTTTCTTGGATACAGTTAGGCCAGCCATTTTCGGTCTCTCAAATATCGACTCCTTTTTCTGTAATTTCAGAAGGTCAAGAAAAAGACCCTGCAACTCTGTTCGCACGAGCCTCGGAGATGATGAACCTGAGGAAATATGATGGGGCGCTTGGCCTGCTAAATGCTGCGCTGGAAGTTGACCCAAATCATTCTGAAGCTTACAGGCAACGTGCATCTGTGCTTCGTCATAAGTGCAGGTGAATTTTGCTTCTGGACTTATTTGCAACTCATTGTTTTTTTTGTGCCACAGTCCTACTTGAAAACAGTGCTAATGGCTAGAGTAGTGACCTGTATACTTTCAACCTCTTTTGTCTTCAAACTTGCAAGTAGCtggttttcattttgttttggcCTCACAAGCAAGAAAAAAGGGACTTCACACCTATTAAATATGGAGATTCTAATCCTAGTGTCCATCTCTGCCTCCAAATCTGAAAGGGGAGTCCCTTATAAGGAAATGGCAAGAGAACGTCTACCACTTGTCATTTTGCACATGACATCTTGTTTTGCTGTTCCTTATTCCTTGCTCGTCTTATATGCAAACATATGTTTTTTGAAGTCCAGATACAAGGAAGCTGAGAGCGACTATAACAAATACCTGGAGCTAAATCCTGCGACTGCTTCAGTGGAAAAGGAATTATCTCAGCTTCTGCAGGCTCAAAATTCATTACAGTCTGCTTATGGTCAGTTTGATTCCGGAGACTTTTCAAAAGTCCTGGAATACATCAACAAAATTGTGCTCGTCTTTTCTCCAGGTTGCTTAAAGGTGTGGTTATGGACAAGCAAATTCCTTATAATCCTGTCTCCTTAAGCTGTAGTACTAAGGATTGAATTTGCAGGCAAAGCTTCTCAAGGCTAAAGCGTTGCTAGCACTGAAAGATTACTCAAGTGTTATTTCAGAGACTGGATTTATCCTAAAGGAAGATGAAGACAACTTGGATGCGCTGCTACTACGTGGTCGCGCCTACTATTACCTTGCTGATCATGATGTGGCCTCTAGGTAATTTGGAAAAGCGTGTGCATGTGCTTATACACACCCAATGCTCTCTAGACAGTATTCAATAATACCATTTTGTTTAGGCACTACCAGAAAGGGCTTCGTCTTGATCCAGAGCATTCAGATTTGAAGAAAGCATATTTCGGGTTGAAAAATCTTTTGAAGAAGACTAAGAGTGTAAGTGTCATTTCTTCTTATGGATCAATTTGGAATGTATGATGTCGTAACAGTTAAATCAAATGTGCAGGCTGAAGATAATGCTGCCAGGGGTAAGCTACGTGTGTCTGCTGAGGACTACAAGGCAGCTCTAGCAATGGATCCTGACCATACTGCTTATAATGTACATCTTTATCTTGGGTTATGTAAAACTCTGGTTAAACTTGGGAGAGGTAAGGAGGCCATCAGCAGTTGTACTGAAGCACTCAACATAGACAGCGATCTTGTTGATGCACTTACACAGGTAACATTGCCTGCCTGGAATCACATAGAACATCAATGTAAATTCAGAATGCAAATCCAGCATTTCTAAGACCTTATCGTACAACTTTGACTCTGGTTTCTAAAAAACTAGGATTTCATTTTGTTTAGGTACCCCACCATTAAGACTGGAATCAATGCTATGAACCAGCTACTGGCACTTATAATAATATTGCAATTGTTCCGCTTGTCTAAGATCGTCAGTTTAATATGCACTGGTAGTATGTTTTGAGTGCATGGCTTGAACATGAATattgtaatatattttttttcagtaaTTTCATAAGAATTGAATTGTTTGTTTGCACAAGGTTTGGGCAAAATACTCCTATCTGTTTCTTGGGATATTTGGTGTCATTTTTCATTCTTCTTGCCGCAGAGAGGTGAAGCTAAACTTCTCTCAGAAGATTGGGAAGGAGCGGTTCAAGATCTAAAAGAGGCCGCCCAGAAATCTCCACAGGTAAAATTATATTTGATCTGAAAGTGCTGAATTTGGATGGTGTATATGAGCAACAGTTCTAGCATTTTATCCATCTGGCTTTCCCTGATGCTGACACTGCCACCCCCGAAACAACAATCATAGACCCACCCACCCTTCCCTCCTGCTAGAAATTTGCACTGATATGGAATCTAGCCGTTGCTATGCAAGCTGTTTTTGTGTCCAGTTTCTGTGGATGCTGCAGTAGAATGAAAAGGCATACGCTAGTGTAACGTAAGGTTGATGCTGTAGTTTTGTCAGGACAGAAATATTATGTAAAATATGTGTAGTTTTGGACATCAACAAGGCCTGCAAGCTATCACTAATTTCTATGGAAATGTGCCATTTCAAAGAaagataattaaatatatttaattaaagtGCTTTTCGTGGTGAATCTGGTAACATCTATCTAACATTGTCAATCTATAAACTTTTATGTATtgatggtcaaagttaaaaaagttTGACCGGAAGGAAACCTAAAACGACATGTATTTTGAACCAGAGGGAGTACTTTTCAAGTGGTGAAATTGAGTTTTCCTTCTCTGTTTGTGAACTTGATAAGTTTATTTTTGGCTCTCTGCTATCATGATGACTTAATATCTTTGACAACCAGGATATGGGCATCCGCGAAGCACTTATGAGAGCTGAAAAGCAGCTTAAGTTGAGCAAAAGAAAAGACTGGTACAAAATCCTTGGTATTTCGAAGACAGCATCAGCTGCAGAGATAAAACGTGCCTACAAAAAGCTGGCATTGCAGTGGCATCCAGATAAAAACGTTGATAACCGGGAGGAAGCAGAAAACATGTTTCGAGAAATTGCCGCTGCTTATGAGGTATGATGAAAGAAAGAGAATGCACTGCAGAATTCTTCCCTCTTTAGGAAAACAGAACACCACTCCAAACTTCATTAGAACCCCAGTTCTTGCATGCATGGTGCTGGGTTGAAGTGCATCTCTTGGCAACGGTGCTCTCCGAATGTTTCAATTGAATGAGTTATGCTTTTAACATGTTGCACACATGCTCACTCTGCATCTTCAGGTGCTTGGTGATGAAGACAAACGTGTAAGGTATGACCGTGGAGAGGATATCGACGAGATGAAtatgggaggcggcggcggcggtggcttcaATCCTTTTGGGGGAGGCGGCCAGCAGTACACGTTTCATTTCGACGGTGGGTtccccggcggcggcttccCTGGAGGTGGAGGCTTTCAGTTCAACTTTTGATAAGCTGTGTTAGGCACGATGACAGTCATATTGTTTTGCCACAGTGGGGTTGTTATAGGAACTCTTAGTGGTAGCTGATAACTATTGTTAGGAAGGCAGAGACTGTTCTTATCATTGTACACAAAATGTTTTGAGGGCAGCTACAATTTTTCCCATACATCCGCTGAATGGGAAAATGGAAATAAAGTACCACATATTTTTTCTTTGTGAGATGTCTTGTCGATGATCGAGGATGGTGAGGCATGAGCATCACATCCCTTCGGAGTGAGAGTACTCTTTTCCTCCTACCATTGACACTCAAATTTTAAGATCGATAAGTTTATAAACCATAATACATGGAGTGAGACACCAcagaattttaaaaaaattcagctATG
This window encodes:
- the LOC101777610 gene encoding dnaJ protein P58IPK homolog B — translated: MVRAWGRAALPPLLILCLLHLQYSPLVVAQEGQEKDPATLFARASEMMNLRKYDGALGLLNAALEVDPNHSEAYRQRASVLRHKCRYKEAESDYNKYLELNPATASVEKELSQLLQAQNSLQSAYGQFDSGDFSKVLEYINKIVLVFSPGCLKAKLLKAKALLALKDYSSVISETGFILKEDEDNLDALLLRGRAYYYLADHDVASRHYQKGLRLDPEHSDLKKAYFGLKNLLKKTKSAEDNAARGKLRVSAEDYKAALAMDPDHTAYNVHLYLGLCKTLVKLGRGKEAISSCTEALNIDSDLVDALTQRGEAKLLSEDWEGAVQDLKEAAQKSPQDMGIREALMRAEKQLKLSKRKDWYKILGISKTASAAEIKRAYKKLALQWHPDKNVDNREEAENMFREIAAAYEVLGDEDKRVRYDRGEDIDEMNMGGGGGGGFNPFGGGGQQYTFHFDGGFPGGGFPGGGGFQFNF